One window from the genome of Engraulis encrasicolus isolate BLACKSEA-1 chromosome 16, IST_EnEncr_1.0, whole genome shotgun sequence encodes:
- the miga1 gene encoding mitoguardin 1 isoform X1 produces MTDDALHSPLSLKAAALRVVDLSLSFCNSMSEVNVSPGAKKLVVATAFGAVSLLFLARHFKRRKGKKKTQSPWEPKEFDFLLVTPSQKVGTAASNQQDLTLPLNSKGCYTCNVIPGGTLYSKLSGSLQSLASVKSMNSSSSCTCANSSGCWDRSAEDPDLCSMVNIPVTTPENLYLMGMELFEEALRRWEQALTFRSREADDEVSCASVKLGAGDAIAEESMEDIISAEFVHKLESLLQRAYRLQEQFEGSLGVSDPSSHASNDKHTDLSSRDDLDDSILRDTMSIASTDSFVSAAELSLSLSEHRELRNAYTLGTLCHYPFYEEALQMAEDGKISCRVLRTELLECLGDTDFLAKLHCVRQACQLILCERATRHFLADTGKKILSSIIVKARKSPKRFEEVFEEMISFLEKTDHWGNTEVELATRGVRHLNFYDIVLDFILMDSFEDLENPPISIQNVVNNRWLNSSFKETAVASSCWSVLKQKRQHMKMQDGFIAHFYTVCEQISPVLAWGFLGPRTTLHDFCCFFKDQVLYFLKDIFDLEKVRYSCVETLAEDVLHLLHRRCELLLAYLGADSFRHLNGCITPQLHLVPNAMLEARVQ; encoded by the exons ATGACAGATGACGCGCTCCACTCTCCACTGTCACTCAAGGCGGCGGCCTTGCGTGTGGTGGacctttccctctccttctgcAACTCAATGTCTGAG GTGAATGTCAGTCCTGGGGCCAAAAAGCTGGTTGTTGCCACAGCCTTTGGTGccgtctccctcctcttcctcgcccGACACTTCaaaaggaggaaggggaagaaaaaGACCCAGTCACCATGGGAACCAAAAGAATTTGACTTCCTCCTTGTCACTCCCTCACAGAAAG TAGGCACAGCAGCAAGTAACCAACAGGACCTCACCCTGCCTCTTAACTCCAAAGGCTGCTACACCTGTAATGTTATTCCTGGTGGCACCCTCTACAGCAAGCTCTCTGGCTCCTTGCAGAGCCTAGCCTCG GTCAAAAGCATGAACTCGTCCAGCAGCTGCACCTGTGCCAACAGCTCTGGATGTTGGGATAGAAGTGCAGAAGACCCAGACCTCTGTAGCATGGTCAACATCCCAGTCACCACCCCAGAAAATCTTTACTTGATGG GCATGGAACTGTTTGAGGAGGCCCTGAGACGCTGGGAGCAGGCCCTCACCTTCCGCAGCCGCGAGGCAGACGACGAAGTCAGCTGCGCCTCGGTGAAGCTGGGTGCCGGTGACGCTATCGCAGAGGAGAGCATGGAG GACATCATCAGTGCAGAGTTCGTTCACAAGCTGGAGTCGTTGCTGCAGAGGGCATACCGGCTACAGGAACAGTTTGAGGGATCATTGGGTGTCTCGGATCCCTCATCACATGCTAGCAATG ACAAACACACGGACCTCTCCAGCAGAGATGATCTGGATGATTCCATCCTGAGGGATACCATGAGCATAGCCTCCACCGACTCCTTTGTGTCTGCTGCCGAG ctctccctctctctctcggagcaCAGAGAGCTAAGGAATGCCTACACCCTGGGAACTCTCTGCCACTATCCCTTCTATGAGGAGGCACTGCAGATGGCCGAGGACGGCAAGATCTCCTGCAGAGTCCTCAG GACGGAGCTGCTGGAATGCCTTGGTGATACAGACTTCCTGGCTAAACTGCACTGTGTGCGTCAGGCATGTCAG CTCATCCTGTGTGAGAGGGCGACCAGACACTTCCTGGCTGATACGGGAAAGAAGatcctctcctccatcatcgTCAAGGCTCGCAAA AGCCCCAAGAGGTTTGAAGAGGTGTTTGAGGAGATGATCTCTTTCTTGGAAAAGACAGACCACTGGGGAAACACTGAGGTGGAGCTGGCAACCCGAGGC GTCAGGCATTTGAACTTCTATGACATCGTGTTGGATTTCATCCTCATGGATTCTTTTGAGGACCTGGAGAATCCGCCTATTTCCATCCAGAATGTTGTGAACAATCGTTGGCTAAACAGCTCCTTCAAAGAGACG GCTGTGGCTTCGAGTTGCTGGTCAGTGCTTAAACAGAAGAGGCAGCATATGAAG ATGCAGGATGGTTTCATTGCACACTTCTACACCGTCTGTGAGCAGATTAGTCCCGTCCTGGCATGGGGCTTCCTGGGCCCCAGGACCACCTTGCACGACTTCTGCTGTTTCTTCAAG GATCAGGTGCTGTACTTCCTGAAGGACATCTTTGACCTTGAGAAGGTGCGCTACAGCTGCGTGGAGACGCTGGCGGAGGATGTGCTTCACCTGCTGCACCGGCGCTGCGAGCTGCTCCTGGCCTACCTGGGCGCCGACTCTTTCCGCCACCTCAATGGCTGCATCACACCACAGCTTCACCTCGTGCCCAATGCCATGCTGGAGGCCAGAGTGCAATAA
- the miga1 gene encoding mitoguardin 1 isoform X2, with protein MTDDALHSPLSLKAAALRVVDLSLSFCNSMSEVNVSPGAKKLVVATAFGAVSLLFLARHFKRRKGKKKTQSPWEPKEFDFLLVTPSQKGTAASNQQDLTLPLNSKGCYTCNVIPGGTLYSKLSGSLQSLASVKSMNSSSSCTCANSSGCWDRSAEDPDLCSMVNIPVTTPENLYLMGMELFEEALRRWEQALTFRSREADDEVSCASVKLGAGDAIAEESMEDIISAEFVHKLESLLQRAYRLQEQFEGSLGVSDPSSHASNDKHTDLSSRDDLDDSILRDTMSIASTDSFVSAAELSLSLSEHRELRNAYTLGTLCHYPFYEEALQMAEDGKISCRVLRTELLECLGDTDFLAKLHCVRQACQLILCERATRHFLADTGKKILSSIIVKARKSPKRFEEVFEEMISFLEKTDHWGNTEVELATRGVRHLNFYDIVLDFILMDSFEDLENPPISIQNVVNNRWLNSSFKETAVASSCWSVLKQKRQHMKMQDGFIAHFYTVCEQISPVLAWGFLGPRTTLHDFCCFFKDQVLYFLKDIFDLEKVRYSCVETLAEDVLHLLHRRCELLLAYLGADSFRHLNGCITPQLHLVPNAMLEARVQ; from the exons ATGACAGATGACGCGCTCCACTCTCCACTGTCACTCAAGGCGGCGGCCTTGCGTGTGGTGGacctttccctctccttctgcAACTCAATGTCTGAG GTGAATGTCAGTCCTGGGGCCAAAAAGCTGGTTGTTGCCACAGCCTTTGGTGccgtctccctcctcttcctcgcccGACACTTCaaaaggaggaaggggaagaaaaaGACCCAGTCACCATGGGAACCAAAAGAATTTGACTTCCTCCTTGTCACTCCCTCACAGAAAG GCACAGCAGCAAGTAACCAACAGGACCTCACCCTGCCTCTTAACTCCAAAGGCTGCTACACCTGTAATGTTATTCCTGGTGGCACCCTCTACAGCAAGCTCTCTGGCTCCTTGCAGAGCCTAGCCTCG GTCAAAAGCATGAACTCGTCCAGCAGCTGCACCTGTGCCAACAGCTCTGGATGTTGGGATAGAAGTGCAGAAGACCCAGACCTCTGTAGCATGGTCAACATCCCAGTCACCACCCCAGAAAATCTTTACTTGATGG GCATGGAACTGTTTGAGGAGGCCCTGAGACGCTGGGAGCAGGCCCTCACCTTCCGCAGCCGCGAGGCAGACGACGAAGTCAGCTGCGCCTCGGTGAAGCTGGGTGCCGGTGACGCTATCGCAGAGGAGAGCATGGAG GACATCATCAGTGCAGAGTTCGTTCACAAGCTGGAGTCGTTGCTGCAGAGGGCATACCGGCTACAGGAACAGTTTGAGGGATCATTGGGTGTCTCGGATCCCTCATCACATGCTAGCAATG ACAAACACACGGACCTCTCCAGCAGAGATGATCTGGATGATTCCATCCTGAGGGATACCATGAGCATAGCCTCCACCGACTCCTTTGTGTCTGCTGCCGAG ctctccctctctctctcggagcaCAGAGAGCTAAGGAATGCCTACACCCTGGGAACTCTCTGCCACTATCCCTTCTATGAGGAGGCACTGCAGATGGCCGAGGACGGCAAGATCTCCTGCAGAGTCCTCAG GACGGAGCTGCTGGAATGCCTTGGTGATACAGACTTCCTGGCTAAACTGCACTGTGTGCGTCAGGCATGTCAG CTCATCCTGTGTGAGAGGGCGACCAGACACTTCCTGGCTGATACGGGAAAGAAGatcctctcctccatcatcgTCAAGGCTCGCAAA AGCCCCAAGAGGTTTGAAGAGGTGTTTGAGGAGATGATCTCTTTCTTGGAAAAGACAGACCACTGGGGAAACACTGAGGTGGAGCTGGCAACCCGAGGC GTCAGGCATTTGAACTTCTATGACATCGTGTTGGATTTCATCCTCATGGATTCTTTTGAGGACCTGGAGAATCCGCCTATTTCCATCCAGAATGTTGTGAACAATCGTTGGCTAAACAGCTCCTTCAAAGAGACG GCTGTGGCTTCGAGTTGCTGGTCAGTGCTTAAACAGAAGAGGCAGCATATGAAG ATGCAGGATGGTTTCATTGCACACTTCTACACCGTCTGTGAGCAGATTAGTCCCGTCCTGGCATGGGGCTTCCTGGGCCCCAGGACCACCTTGCACGACTTCTGCTGTTTCTTCAAG GATCAGGTGCTGTACTTCCTGAAGGACATCTTTGACCTTGAGAAGGTGCGCTACAGCTGCGTGGAGACGCTGGCGGAGGATGTGCTTCACCTGCTGCACCGGCGCTGCGAGCTGCTCCTGGCCTACCTGGGCGCCGACTCTTTCCGCCACCTCAATGGCTGCATCACACCACAGCTTCACCTCGTGCCCAATGCCATGCTGGAGGCCAGAGTGCAATAA
- the miga1 gene encoding mitoguardin 1 isoform X3 translates to MDSGIAAGCETLSKDVIFVELVNVSPGAKKLVVATAFGAVSLLFLARHFKRRKGKKKTQSPWEPKEFDFLLVTPSQKVGTAASNQQDLTLPLNSKGCYTCNVIPGGTLYSKLSGSLQSLASVKSMNSSSSCTCANSSGCWDRSAEDPDLCSMVNIPVTTPENLYLMGMELFEEALRRWEQALTFRSREADDEVSCASVKLGAGDAIAEESMEDIISAEFVHKLESLLQRAYRLQEQFEGSLGVSDPSSHASNDKHTDLSSRDDLDDSILRDTMSIASTDSFVSAAELSLSLSEHRELRNAYTLGTLCHYPFYEEALQMAEDGKISCRVLRTELLECLGDTDFLAKLHCVRQACQLILCERATRHFLADTGKKILSSIIVKARKSPKRFEEVFEEMISFLEKTDHWGNTEVELATRGVRHLNFYDIVLDFILMDSFEDLENPPISIQNVVNNRWLNSSFKETAVASSCWSVLKQKRQHMKMQDGFIAHFYTVCEQISPVLAWGFLGPRTTLHDFCCFFKDQVLYFLKDIFDLEKVRYSCVETLAEDVLHLLHRRCELLLAYLGADSFRHLNGCITPQLHLVPNAMLEARVQ, encoded by the exons ATGGACTCAGGGATCGCAGCTGGTTGTGAGACTCTTTCCAAGGATGTCATATTTGTTGAACTG GTGAATGTCAGTCCTGGGGCCAAAAAGCTGGTTGTTGCCACAGCCTTTGGTGccgtctccctcctcttcctcgcccGACACTTCaaaaggaggaaggggaagaaaaaGACCCAGTCACCATGGGAACCAAAAGAATTTGACTTCCTCCTTGTCACTCCCTCACAGAAAG TAGGCACAGCAGCAAGTAACCAACAGGACCTCACCCTGCCTCTTAACTCCAAAGGCTGCTACACCTGTAATGTTATTCCTGGTGGCACCCTCTACAGCAAGCTCTCTGGCTCCTTGCAGAGCCTAGCCTCG GTCAAAAGCATGAACTCGTCCAGCAGCTGCACCTGTGCCAACAGCTCTGGATGTTGGGATAGAAGTGCAGAAGACCCAGACCTCTGTAGCATGGTCAACATCCCAGTCACCACCCCAGAAAATCTTTACTTGATGG GCATGGAACTGTTTGAGGAGGCCCTGAGACGCTGGGAGCAGGCCCTCACCTTCCGCAGCCGCGAGGCAGACGACGAAGTCAGCTGCGCCTCGGTGAAGCTGGGTGCCGGTGACGCTATCGCAGAGGAGAGCATGGAG GACATCATCAGTGCAGAGTTCGTTCACAAGCTGGAGTCGTTGCTGCAGAGGGCATACCGGCTACAGGAACAGTTTGAGGGATCATTGGGTGTCTCGGATCCCTCATCACATGCTAGCAATG ACAAACACACGGACCTCTCCAGCAGAGATGATCTGGATGATTCCATCCTGAGGGATACCATGAGCATAGCCTCCACCGACTCCTTTGTGTCTGCTGCCGAG ctctccctctctctctcggagcaCAGAGAGCTAAGGAATGCCTACACCCTGGGAACTCTCTGCCACTATCCCTTCTATGAGGAGGCACTGCAGATGGCCGAGGACGGCAAGATCTCCTGCAGAGTCCTCAG GACGGAGCTGCTGGAATGCCTTGGTGATACAGACTTCCTGGCTAAACTGCACTGTGTGCGTCAGGCATGTCAG CTCATCCTGTGTGAGAGGGCGACCAGACACTTCCTGGCTGATACGGGAAAGAAGatcctctcctccatcatcgTCAAGGCTCGCAAA AGCCCCAAGAGGTTTGAAGAGGTGTTTGAGGAGATGATCTCTTTCTTGGAAAAGACAGACCACTGGGGAAACACTGAGGTGGAGCTGGCAACCCGAGGC GTCAGGCATTTGAACTTCTATGACATCGTGTTGGATTTCATCCTCATGGATTCTTTTGAGGACCTGGAGAATCCGCCTATTTCCATCCAGAATGTTGTGAACAATCGTTGGCTAAACAGCTCCTTCAAAGAGACG GCTGTGGCTTCGAGTTGCTGGTCAGTGCTTAAACAGAAGAGGCAGCATATGAAG ATGCAGGATGGTTTCATTGCACACTTCTACACCGTCTGTGAGCAGATTAGTCCCGTCCTGGCATGGGGCTTCCTGGGCCCCAGGACCACCTTGCACGACTTCTGCTGTTTCTTCAAG GATCAGGTGCTGTACTTCCTGAAGGACATCTTTGACCTTGAGAAGGTGCGCTACAGCTGCGTGGAGACGCTGGCGGAGGATGTGCTTCACCTGCTGCACCGGCGCTGCGAGCTGCTCCTGGCCTACCTGGGCGCCGACTCTTTCCGCCACCTCAATGGCTGCATCACACCACAGCTTCACCTCGTGCCCAATGCCATGCTGGAGGCCAGAGTGCAATAA